The genomic window TGAGGTGCCCACCGTGCGCGAGATCGAGGCCCATGATCTTGTCGCCCGGGTTGATCAGTGCCATCAGCACCGCCGCGTTGGCCTGCGCGCCTGCGTGCGGCTGTACGTTGGCGAATTCGGCGCCGAACAGTTCTTTGGCGCGGTTACGCGCGAGGTCCTCGATGACGTCGACGTGCTCGCAGCCACCGTAGTAACGACGCCCCGGGTACCCCTCTGCGTACTTGTTGGTCAGGACGCTGCCCTGAGCCTGCAAGACTGCGCGCGGAACGAAGTTCTCCGACGCGATCATCTCCAGAGTGTCGCGCTGACGACCGAGTTCGCCCGCCATGGCTGCGGCGACCTCGGGGTCGAGCTCGGCCAGAGACAGGTTGTTGACATCGGTCATTTCAAGAATCTCCAAAGGAACGCAGCGAGGTGGGCGTACACAGCTTAGAAGACGCCTCTAGTTCGCCCGCAACGCACTCGGAATCAAGGGTTCGTCGAGAAGCCGTCCGAACAGCGCAGATCTTTCGGTGACCGTCGCGCCCTGATCCAGCCAGCTGCCCAGAAGCTTGTATCCCTCGACATACGTCGAGATGTACGCCCGCCACAGCGGCGAGGACAGGAACTTCAGTGACTGACGCGCCCGCTTCGACGACGTCAAGGACCACCGCTCCAGATACGCCGCGACGTCGTCCTGCGATGCATGCTGATCGTGGAGCAGCAGGGCCGCATCCTGACGCACCCCCAGAAGTTGTCCCGACGCCTGCGAGAGCCGCTCGGCCTTCTCCCCGTCGAAACGCAACCCCAGATCGGCGTAGATCTCCTGTGCCCACAAGCCCCACCCTGGCCCGACGATCGACTTCAGCGCCAGATCGGCCAGGCCTTCGGCCATCAGGCATTGAGGAGTGTTGACGAGAAACAGAGTCTGTTCGAGCTGACCGGCCGAAACCAGACCGGCTTCCTTACGGCAATGCTCGGTGTGGTGGCCTGGGTACGCCTCGTGCGCGATCAGGTGCGGCAGGTTGGCCATCTGCTGCTCGAGGTCGGAGTTGATCGCCACGGTCGAGGTGTAGTTGCCGAGGTAGTAGTTGAACCCCGACCACGGCTTGTCGCCGACGACCTCGTAATTCACCACCTCGGTTTCGGGCAGGGAGTACTCGGCCCGAACACGGTCGCGGAGCGCGCTGGAGAACGCGTCGACGCAGTCCTGAAGCCGATCGGCGGGAACGACGTCGGCGGCGCGGTGCGCGGCCAGCCTTTCGGGAAGAGTTCCCGGCCCCGCCAGCACCTCGTCCATTTTGCGATGGGCCTGTAAGTACTCGTCCTGGTCGCCCGGTTCGATCCGGACGTCGAAGTAAGCGAACACCTCGTCGACGAAGCCGATGTCCTCGCCTGCGAACTTTCGCCCGGAGCACTCGAGCGCACGCAGGTGCACGTCGACGAACTCGGCGCGCTGCTGGGGAAGGTCGGTGTTCTTCAGCTCAGCACGAAGGTCTGCGGCCCTGCGCGCCAGCGCACGAGGCTCGGGCGACGGGGCGTTCTCGATCTGTCGACGCAACTCGGGATCACCGGTGTAGGCGTCGACGAAGCCTTCTTCGAGACGGTCGAAACTCAAACCGAGCAGAAGATACTCACGAACGAAGGAATCTGCATTCATGCAGTCGACGATAGTGGCCGGTCGAGGATGAACGCGCAGCGAACTACCCCGCCCGTGCGAGTCACCGTGGCACCGAGCACAATCGACGCCATGCGACTTCAGAGTCCCTTGTGCGCCCCCTGCACACTCCCTGGTACGCACGAGTGAGCGAGTCCAGCCCGTACGTCGAATTCGACCGTGCTCAGTGGCGGACGCTGAGGCAATCGACTCCGCTCGTCCTCACCGAGGAAGAACTCGTCGGCCTTCGAGGACTCGGTGAGCAGATCGACCTCGACGAGGTGGCCGAGGTGTATCTGCCTCTGGCCCGTCTCATCCACCTTCAAGTAGCGGCACGTCAGCGCCTCTTCGCCGCGACCGCAACCTTCCTCGGTGAGAAACATCCCGATCGGCAGGTTCCCTTCGTCATCGGAGTGGCCGGAAGCGTCGCCGTCGGGAAATCGACGACCGCCCGTGTGTTGCAGGCCCTCCTCGCGCGCTGGGACCATCACCCTCGCGTCGATCTGGTCACCACCGACGGATTTCTGTATTCGACGGCCGAGCTCATGCGCCGCGGAATCCTGCACCGCAAGGGCTTTCCCGAGAGTTACGACCGCCGCAAGCTCCTCCGCTTCGTCACCGAGGTCAAATCCGGTGCCGAGGAAGTCGCGGCACCGGTGTACTCGCACGTGTCGTACGACATCATCAAGGGCCAGTTCCACATGGTGCGTCAACCCGACATCCTCATCGTCGAGGGACTCAACGTTCTGCAGACCGGTTCACGGTTGATGGTGTCGGATCTGTTCGACTTCTCGATCTACGTGGACGCTCGCATCGAGGACATCGAGAGCTGGTACGTGAAACGGTTTCTCGCCCTTCGCAAGACCTCGTTCACCGATCCCACCTCACACTTTCACCACTACGCCGGACTGTCCGACGAGCATGCGCGGATCGCGGCCGAGGATCTGTGGCATTCGATCAACCTGCCGAACCTGGTCGAGAACATTCTCCCGACGCGGCCTCGCGCAACGATGGTGCTGCGCAAAGATGCCGACCACACGATCAACCGGCTGCGCCTGCGAAAGCTCTAGTGGCACGAACGAGTGCCGTCCCGGGCACTCAACCGCACCACTGGGGGCGCAGGCACCTAGATGCCGAACCTCCGGTGCCGAGCCGCGTAGTCGCGTAACGCTCGCAGAAAGTCGACGCGCCGGAACTCCGGCCAGTAGGCCTCGGTGAACCATATTTCGGAGTACGCGCTCTGCCACAGCAGGAATCCGGAGAGTCGCTGCTCCCCCGACGTCCGAATGACGAGATCGGGATCGGGCTGGCCCGAGGTGTAGAGGTGCCCGTCGATCTCCTCGACGCTGACGGCTTGGACGAGTTCGTCGCCGGACAGGCCCTCGGCGATCTTCTCACCGAGCAACGACTGAACCGCGTCGGCGATTTCCTGCCTACCGCCGTACCCGACTGCGACGTTGACGTGGGTGCCGGTTCGGCCCGCGGTCATATCTGCAGCTTCTTTGAGTCTGCGTGCAGTCGCCAACGGGAGCTGGTCGAGAGTGCCGACGATCTTGACGCCCCAGTTCTTGTCGGGGCCACAGATCTCCTCGACGACATCGGTGATGATCTCGAGCAGCGAATCGAGCTCATCGGGGTCGCGTCGCAGGTTTTCGGTGGACAGTAGATAGATCGTCGCCATCTCGATGCCCGCTGCGTCGCACCAGCCCAGCATCTCGGCGATCTTGAGTGCGCCCATGCGGTGGCCATGAGCGACGTCGGTGAACCCGTTCTCTCGCGCCCATCGCCTGTTGCCGTCGCACATCACAGCGACGTGCCGCGGATGCGCGACATCGTCGAGTTGCGTCAGCAGGCGTCGCTCGTACACGTTGTAGAGGACGCTGCGCACTTTGGTCGGGAGAATCTTCACCGAGACATCACCACGGGGAGCAACCTTACGCCGACGCCGAAAGCTACTCGCCGGTACAGTAGTCAACGAACCTACGGTTGCGTAGGTTTGCCATCACGCACAGGAGGTTGCCCGCATGACGATGTTCGGATTGGACGAGCTCCCCGTCAAGCCACGCATGCGCGGGTGGATTCACCTCTACGCATTCGGAGTAGCGGTCGTCGCGGGCATCGTGTTGGTGACGCTCGCGTTCTCGATGGTCTCGGTCGGCGCAGGGATCGCGACGAGTGTGTACGCCGTCACCGTCTGCGGCGTCTTCGGCGTCAGCGCCACCTATCACCGTGTGCACTGGGACAACCCAGCTCATCGGACGTGGATGAAACGTGCCGATCACTCGATGATCTTCCTGTTCATCGCGGGAAGTTACACACCGTTTGCGGTGCTCGGACTACCGACGGACACCGGACGGACACTGCTGATCGTCGTGTGGATCGGCGCCCTCGGCGGCGTCGCTCTCAAGATGCTGTGGCCGCAGGCGCCGAAATGGGTCGGTGTCCCGCTCTACCTGCTGCTCGGCTGGGCCATCGTTCCGGTGGCTCCGACGCTCATCGAGCAGGTCGGATACGCGCCATTCGTACTGCTACTCGTCGGCGGGATTCTCTACAGCATCGGCGCAATCCTCTACGCGACCAAATGGCCCAACCCTTGGCCCACCACGTTCGGCCACCACGAATTCTTCCACGCCGCAACCGTGCTCGCTGCGATCTGCCATCTTGTCGCGGTGTGGTTGGTGCTGTTCTAGTCGGCCGGGCGGCGACGCATGGAGGCGACGAGTTCGTCGGTCGTCGTCACCGGCACGTCACACACGAAACCCCGACACACGTACGCAGCAGCCTGATTCCGGATCATCGGCCGGCCCGCAAGCAACGGAGACGAATCGACCACGCCCGCAAGGATCGTGGTTCCGCCGGGAGCGTGTCTACGGGCAGCGTCCAACAGCGCGCTGTCCCCGTCGGTCGAGATCGCGATCTGCAACGGGCCTCGAACCGAAGCCTCCGCGACGGCCAACCAGTGTCCCGCCGAACGGGGTGCGCGCTCGAGCACGAGTGCCGAGCGGGCGAGACCGGCCGCAGCCAACTCCCCGTACCGGCTCGCCACATCCACCGGAGCGAGCGCCTCCGCCACCAGGAGCGCCTCGGTGATCGTCGACGCCCCTGACGGCGTGGCGTTGTCGAGTGGATCTCGCGGGCGGGTGACCAAGATTTCCGCGTCGTCGGCCGTGTCGAACCAGCTGCCCGGATGCTCGGCATCCGCAAAATGTTCGACCGCGGCATCCAGCAGTCGCCGAGCCCGTTCGGACCAGACGATCTCACCGGTGGCCTGGAACAACGCAAGCGACGCCACCGCAAGGCATGAATAGTCTTCGAGTACGCCCGTCGCGTCCCCGACGTGCGTTCCGAGTGACGCGCGCCGCAGCCTGCCGTTCTCCTCGTGTCGAACGAAGATCTGCTCGCCGCACTCGGCCGCGGCGTCGATCCACGCCGAACGTCCGAGTCCCGCGCCAGCCTCGGCCAGGGCCGTGATCGCCAGCCCGTTCCACGCCGTGACGACCTTGTCGTCGCGGCCCGGTTGCGGACGCCGATTGCGCGCATCCATCAAGGTCGCGCGCACGCGTTCGAACCGCTCGATGTCATCCGGATCCTCGGGCAATTGCATCACCGACATACCCGCCTCGAACGTCCCGGAGGAGTCGACGGCAAACAACCCCGCGGCCCACACCCCGTCCTCGAACCCGAGCACGTCGACGAGTTGCGCCGGCGTCCACGCGTACGTCAGACCCTCGACACCCTCGGTGTCGGCGTCCAATGCGGACGCGAAACAGCCTGTGTCGGTACGAAGTTCACGCAGCATGAACGCTGCGGTCTCGTCGGCGACCCTAATCGCGAGCGGATCGCCGGTGACCCGCGCGAGATGACCGTAGAACCGAAGCAGCAGCGCGTTGTCGTAGAGCATTTTCTCGAAGTGCGGGACGATCCATTCCGCATCGACCGAGTAGCGCGCGAAACCGCCGCCGATCTGGTCGAAGATCCCGCCTCGCGCCATTGCAGCAGCCGCGCGCTGCACGGTGTCGAGTACCGCCGCCGACCCTGTGCGTTCGTGGTGCCGAAGCAGCCCTTCGAGCAACGGACCTGGCGGGAACTTCGGGGCGCCTCCGAACCCGCCGTGAGCGACGTCCTCGTCCGCTCTGATCCCGACGACCGCCTCGGCGAGCAGATCGGCGTCGACCGGACGCTGCGACGTAGGCAGTTTGCCCGAATTGCTACGGAGGGCGTCCATGATGGCCGCCGAGGCGTCGAACACCTCGCTTCGACGGGTCGACCACGTGTCTGCGATCGCGTCCAACAACTGCGGGAACGACGGCGTCCCGGCCCGCGGACGCGGCGGGTAGTAGGTGCCGCAGTAGAAGGGCTCGCCGTCCGGGGTCAGGAAGCAGGTCATCGGCCAGCCGCCCTGGCCGGTCATCGCGACCGTCGCGTTCATGTAGACGGCGTCGAGGTCGGGACGCTCTTCGCGATCGACCTTGATGCACACGAAGTTCGCGTTCATCGACGCTGCAGTGGCCTCGTCCTCGAAAGACTCGTGTGCCATGACGTGACACCAATGGCACGCCGAGTACCCGATGGACAGCAGAATCGGGACGTCTCGATCCCGAGCGGACTGCAACGCTTCTGGTGTCCACTGCTGCCAGTGAACGGGATTGTCGGCGTGTTGACGCAGGTAAGGACTCGTCGACTCACCGAGTGCGTTCGAGCCGAGCACCGTCAGCTCTCGCCGGTGTTCGGTTCCGTCGAGCGAAGATTCTCGCGGACTGCACCTCGGTCGGTGCCTTCGTCGAGTTCCTGATCCGGGCCTGGATCTTCCTTCTCGAACGTCTCCGGCAACTTCTTGATCTGCTTGTTCATCGACCAGATTAGCAATGCGGTTCCGACGAGCAACGCGACGATGATCACGAGCCCGATGGGTGAGGACTTCCCGAATTCCGGCCCCGGCGCGCCCTGCGCCAGCAAGGACACGATCATTCGGTGCGCTCCGGCTCGATCCCGGCGAAGAGTTCCGTTTCCGGAATCGACGTCTTGACCCTCGTTCGCGCGAGCTCGTATTCCTCGGTCGGCCACAACTTGCGCTGCACCTCCACCGGCACAGCGAAGAAGGATCCGTTGGGATCGATCTGCGTCGCGTGCGCCCGGAGAGCGTCGTCGCGCTGTTCGAAGTAGTCGCCGACGGTTACCTGCGTCGTGATGCGCTCCATGATCTCGTCACGGTCGCCGGTCCACCGCTTCAGCCAGTCCACGAATGGGCTTTCTTCGCCTCGGTCGATGAACCAGTCGTGGAACAGCTGCATCCGCTTCCGGAGAAATCCGTGGGAGTAGTAGAGCTTGAGAGGCGTCCACGGCTCGCCCACGTCGGGGAACTGCTCGGGATCTCCCGCAGCCTCGTACGCCGCAACCGACACCTCATGGCACCGGATGTGGTCCGGGTGCGGGTAGCCACCCTTCTCGTCGTAGGTCGTGATGACGTGCGGCTTGAACTCGCGAATCACCTTGACCAGGGCCTCGGTCGACTCCTCCAGCGGGACGAGCGCGAAGCATCCCTCCGGCAGCGGAGGAAGCGGGTCGCCCTCCGGGAGGCCGGAATCGACATAACCGAGCCAGGTCTGACGAACGCCCAGGATGCGGGCCGCCTCCGCCATCTCCTCGCGTCGAACTTCTTGAATGCGATCGCGCACACCGGGGATATCCATCGCCGGATTGAGGATGTCTCCTCGCTCACCACCGGTGAGGGTCACGATCAGGACGTCGTTGCCTTCGGCTGCGTACCGCGCTGTTGTTGCAGCACCCTTGCTCGACTCGTCGTCAGGATGGGCGTGAACCGCCATGAGCCGTAGTCCGGACACGTTCTTTCCTCACCTCAGCTTCGCCTGCATGTTTCTCTACCCCTATAGTTCCACTTGGCGCCGACACTGCCCGCACCGGCTGCCGAAGACCCGAGCACGGGTTCCCGCTCCGAAGAAAGTTCGTATGACTGCCACGCTTCCCGAAGGCCGGTACCCGGCGTCGACGACGCGTCCCGGCGTCACCCGCCGCACCAAGAACCTCCTGCTGGTACTGGTGCTGGTCGTCGGACTCGGGGTCGCCTACTTCGGCTACCAACGTCTGTCCGTTCAAGACGTCGAAGGCAAGGCTCTGTCCTTCGACATCCTCGACGACGACACGGTCACCGTGGGCTTCAGCGTCACCCGCGCCGATCCAGGCCAGGAAGTTGTCTGCATCATTCGCGCTCGCTCTCGCGACGGATCGGAAAGCGGCAGACGCGAGGTTCTCGTGCCCGGGTCGGTCGATCGCGAAGTGGAGGTGTCGTCGATCATCACGACGTCGAAGCCTCCCGCCATGGCCGACGTGTACGGCTGCGGCACGAATGTCCCCGAGTATTTACGGGCAGGCTGACCTCCCGCCGCCTCGTGGTAAGATTGCGCTGTACACGGTTCCGCACTGGAGCCGTGTATTGCTGCATTGACGGCCAGATTGGCAAGTGAGAAGCCGTAGCGGCGCCACTGCTGCAGCCGGCTCAAGCTGCTAGTCGGCTCAGGCTGCAGTTGGCTCAAAAAGTGGGCCGACAAGGGGGATCCGTCAGGGATATCCCTTGCCAACACGCGCGCGCATGTCAGCACAAGACCGGGAGTCCACCGCGACTTCGACTACAAGGGAGTGATCGAGATGACCGAGACCCAGGTGACCTGGCTTACCCAGGAATCCCACGACAGGCTCAAGAGCGAACTCGACCAACTCATTTCCAATCGTCCGGTCATCGCCGCCGAGATCAACGAGCGACGCGAAGAGGGCGATCTGAAGGAGAACGGCGGTTACCACGCAGCGCGCGAAGAGCAGGGGCAGCAGGAAGCCCGAATTCGCCAGCTGCAGGAGCTTCTCAACTCGGCGAAGGTCGGCGAAGCGCCCACACAGTCCGGTGTCGCCCTGCCCGGATCCGTCGTCAAGGTCTACTACGACGGAGACGAGTCGGATACCGAAACGTTCCTCATCGCCACCCGCGAAGAGGGCGCACGCGACGGCAAGCTCGAGGTGTACTCCCCCAGCTCGCCCCTCGGCGGAGCCCTCATCGACGCCAAGGTCGGCGACACCCGTGAGTACTCGCTGCCCAACGGCAAGACCATGAAGGTGACTCTTCTGAGCGCCGAGCCGTACCACACGTAAACACAGAAATTACCGACGAGAAAAGCCCCTGGCCAACACATTGGCCAGGGGCTTTTCCGTGCTCGACTCAGGCTGTCAAGGTTCTCTCGTACTTGCGCACCGACAGCGGCACGAAGATGACGAGGAACAGCACCACCCAGATCAACGTGTACAGAACGGGATTCTGCAGCGGCCACGCCTCCGGCGGCGGGGCGAGCGGATTGGTGTTGCCGAACAGCTCACGCACCGCGAGAGTCACCGACGAAATCGGGTTCCATTCGGCAATCGTCTTGAGCACCGTCGGGAAACCGTCGATCGGAACGAAGGTGTTTGCGATGAACGTCAGCGGGAAGATGACGATGAACGACGCGTTGTTGAAGATCTCCGGCGACCGCACCGTCAAACCGACGAACGCCATCACCCATGAGATCGAGTACGCGAACAGCAGGAGCAGAACGTACCCCGCCACCGCTTCGAAGAACGACGACGTGATGCGCCAGCCGACGATGAGACCCGTGATCGACATGATCGTGATGGTCACGATGTTGTTGCCGACGTCCGCTGCGGTGCGTCCGATGACTACTGCCGAACGCGCCATCGGCAGCGACCGGAAGCGGTCCATGACGCCCTTCTGAAGGTCTTCGGCCAGTGACGACCCTGTGATCGAGGCGCCGAAGATCATCGTCTGAACGAAGATGCCGCCCATCAGGAAGCTCTTGTAGTCGACACCGGGAATGTCGATCGCACTGCCGAACACGTACGCGAACAGGAGCACGAACATGATCGGTGACAGCGTCGCGAAGAACAGCAGATCCGGAACTCGCTTGAGCTTGATCAGGTTTCGCTTGGTGATGATGAGGGAATCGTGAAGAACGCTCATTTCTCTTCCTCCACTGGTGCGTCGTCCTCGGTGGCATGGCCGGTGAGGGTGAGAAATACGTCGTCGAGGTTCGGTCTGCGCAAACCGACGTCCACGACGTGGATGCCCGCTTCCTTCAATTGCACGAGCGCCGTCGTCAAGTCGTCGGCGCCGCCGCCGACTGGGATGCCGATTCGACGTGTCTGTTCGTCGTACGACGGCGCATCGAGGCCGATCGGGGTGAGGATTTCGAGTGCGCGATCCTTGTCGGCTGCATCGGTCAGCACGAACTCCAGACGCTCACCACCGACTTGATTCTTGAGCTCGTCCGCGGTGCCCTCGGCGATGATCGCGCCCTTGTCGAGGACGATGATCTTGTCTGCCAGCCTGTCGGCTTCTTCCAGATACTGCGTCGTCAACAGAATTGTCGTACCGTCCTTGACCAGGTCGGCGATGAAGTCCCACATGGCATTTCGACTTCGCGGGTCAAGCCCGGTGGTGGGCTCGTCGAGAAAGACCACCTTCGGCCGCCCGATGAGGCTGGCTGCGATGTCCAACCGCCGACGCATACCGCCCGAGTACTGCTTGGCCGTCCGGTCGCGAGCGTATTCCAGATCGAACCGAGCCAGCAGCTCGTCGGCTCGCTTGTGCGCCTCGGCCTTCTTCAGGCCGAAGAGCCGTCCGACCATCTCCAGATTCTCGTATCCGGTCAGGTATTCGTCGACGGCCGCGAACTGACCGGTGAGTCCGATCGACTTACGCACTTCGTTCGGATTGTCGCCGACGTCGATGCCGTGCACCTTCGCTGTTCCCGACGTCGCTTTCAGAAGCGTTGCGAGAATCCGCACTGCTGTTGTCTTGCCTGCCCCATTCGGTCCGAGCACGCCCAGGACCGTCCCCTCCGGTACGACGAAGGAAATGCCCGCCAGAGCCGTGTTCTTGCCGTACTCGAGTACCAGATTCTCGACTTCGATGGCGTTCGCCATGATGTGTTCCCCATTCCCAAGCGCTTAGGCACTACATCGTGCTGACGTACTGCAGACTCGAAACCTGTGGAAGATTAACCGGTCTTCGCCGAATACTGCGTGTCTACGGACGTGTGGGAGACCACACAGTCGACCCGGTGCGGCCGGACACGGTCAGTAATCCCGCGTTCTCTGCGACCGACATCTCGCGCGGATCCACACCGACAGGCCACGGGATCGACCACATCATGACCCCGTCCGATGCGCGCAAGGCGTGCATGCCGGTGTAGTCACCGAAGATGTAGTGTTCGCCGTCGGTGGTGCCGGCACGCGCCCAGTACGCGTCCGGCCACGGCGTCGTCCACGTCGTCAGACCGGTCCGGAGATCTATGCCGGAAAATGTGCGGGTCTCGGAAGAGCGAACGACGACGGTATTGCCCACCACGGCGAGGACTGCGGAGTTGATTCCGCCGTTGTTCTCCAGCGTGGCTGCATTTCGCCAGAGCTCGGCGCCGGTCCTCGCGTCGTAGGCACCGTCGCCGAGAAACTTCGGAAGGTCGTCGCTTGCACCCATGTTGGCCCAGGGCTCGGGCGCCAGACCGAACGTCGCGACCGGCACCTCGGTCCTGATCTCTCCCTGCCCGTCGAGGATCACCTCCCGCAGGGTGCCGTCCGGTGCCTGCGTGACGTTGGCGAAGAGATCGTTGCCTAGCGCGAGCGGATTCACACCGGCGTAGCGGAACCGAGGCTCACCGGTGTCGATGTCGATGATCTGATGGGCACCACTCGAATACACGTCGGCGATACCGAGATCGGGGAACACGGCGGGCGATGCAGGCTGCCCGGCGACCGGCGACGGATAGGTCGCGTTCCAATGCTCGTCGAGTTCGGTGAACGTACCGCTGTGGATGGTGGACACCAGCATGTCGTCGCTGCGCCCGGAGACATATCCCACCCCTGCGGCAGCGCGGACGTGGTAGACGTAGAAATCGGTAGATATATCGCCGAGAATCCGACCGTCGGCGACATCGACATAGACGACGCGGTGATCGCCATAACACGCGAGTACGGTGTCGTCGATTTCCTCGGCGCACTGGCGCACCGGTCCGATGTCGCGCAGCCACAACCGTTTTCCGGTTCCGGGATCGAGCGCGAGCACTCGCAGACTGCGAGGATTCTGCGAGTAGACTCCGTCGGACAGTCCGACGAGCATGGGCCCTTCGCCACCCGGAACCTCGGGCAGCACGAATGGAGTCCGGTGCGTCGGCGTTCCCAGCGCAACCGGGTCGAGCGACCAGGCGGGGGTGGGCGCCACCGCGAAATCGCCGGGACCGAAGCGCGCGTCGAGGGCAGGTTCGGCCTGCGGACCAGCACAGCCCGCAGCGACAACCGCCACCACGATGGCAGCGGCGACCCTGTGTCTCGGTCTCATCGCCTCTAGCTCTCGACCGTCACGACGTACCCACTCGAACCGAGGGCGTCGAGAACTTCTGTGCGATGCGTCGGTCCGCGGGTCTCGACGGTCAGCATCACCTCTACCTCTTCGAGTCCCAATTGGCCTCCAGTGCGGGAGTGAACGACGTCGACGACGCTTGCTCCCGACGCCTTGACGACGCCGAGCAAACCGACCAGACCACCGGGGCGATCCGAAATAGTGACGCGCACAGCCAGATATCGGCCGGCAGCGCGCAGTCCATGGGTGATGACATGGGTCAACAGAAGCGGATCGATGTTGCCGCCGGAGAGGATCGCGCACACCGGGCCCTCCAGACCCAAGTCTTCGCGACTCATCAGCGCCGCGACTGCGGCAGCACCTGCGGGTTCGACGATCAATTTCGCGCGCTCGATACACAGTAGAAGGGCCCGCGACAAGGCGTCCTCACTGACAGTCACCACGTCGTCGACCCAGTCCACGACGTGGTCGAACGGCACGCTCCCCGGCAATCCGACGGCGATGCCGTCGGCCATCGTCGACATCGATTCCGCTGCAACGGGATGGCCGGCTTTCAGCGATGTCGGCCATGCGGCGGCGCCCTCGGCTTGAACGCCGAGAACTCGGACGCCCGGCTTGTGGAAGTGGACGGCCGCGGCGACGCCTGCGAGCAGTCCCCCACCTCCCGTGGGTACGACGATGGTGCCGACGTCGGGCATCTGCCCCAGCAGCTCGGTACCCAGAGTCGCCTGTCCTGCAACGATATCCGCGTGGTCGAACGGGTGGATCAGGATGGCCCCGGTACGCTCGGCGAACTGGCGAGCATGACCGAGGGCCTCGTCCACCGTCTGGCCGACCAGCGTGACGGATGCTCCGTAGGCCTTCGTCGCGACGAGCTTCGGCAGCGATACACCCGTCGGCATGAAGACCGTCGAGGCGATCCCCAATTCGGATGCGGCCCAAGCAACTCCCTGAGCATGGTTGCCTGCACTCGCAGCGACGACACCGTGTGCACGGTCGGCCGACGACAACTTGGCAATCCGGTTGTACGCCCCGCGCGGCTTGAAAGAGCCTGTGCGTTGCAGGTTTTCGCACTTGAGCCGCACTTCGAGACCGGTGAGGTCGGAGAGAATTCGAGAAGAGACAACGGGGGTTCGTCGCATGACCGGTGCGAGGAGATTCTCCGCATCGGCGATGTCCTGCTGCGTGAGCAGAATGCTCACCGCGGTTGGCCGATCTTCGCACGCATCTTCATTACGCCACCGGCCTTGCCCGCACCGACAACGGCCGTAAGAATTCCATCACCGACATAGTATGCCAGGAATTTTCTGCCGTCGTCCTCGATGATCTCCACCGAATCACCGGGAGATGGAGATCCGAGTGCCTGGATCTTCACGTCGTACTGGTCGCTCCAGAAGTACGGAACCACCGGACGCGACGCACCTGGTTCGACACCGAGCAATGCAGGTGCCATGACACGGACTTGGTCACCGACGTTGCTCCAGTGCTCCACCCTCTTACCCGCACCGGACCACCCGGCCACATCTCCGACAGCCCACACATGCGGATCACTCGTGCGGCCCGTGGAATCGGCAGTGATGCCGTCACCGATCTCTATTCCCGACTCTGCCAGCCACCCTGCCGACGGCGTCGAACCGATACCGACGACCACCAGGTCGGCCGCGATCTCGGAACCGTCGCTCAGAACCACGTGAGACACGCGGTCCACTCCGCGGAGGGTGTCGACACCGACTCCGGTGCGCAGGTCCACACCCTCGGCGACGTGAAGGCGACCGATCAACGC from Rhodococcus sp. P1Y includes these protein-coding regions:
- the ilvA gene encoding threonine ammonia-lyase, with amino-acid sequence MRRTPVVSSRILSDLTGLEVRLKCENLQRTGSFKPRGAYNRIAKLSSADRAHGVVAASAGNHAQGVAWAASELGIASTVFMPTGVSLPKLVATKAYGASVTLVGQTVDEALGHARQFAERTGAILIHPFDHADIVAGQATLGTELLGQMPDVGTIVVPTGGGGLLAGVAAAVHFHKPGVRVLGVQAEGAAAWPTSLKAGHPVAAESMSTMADGIAVGLPGSVPFDHVVDWVDDVVTVSEDALSRALLLCIERAKLIVEPAGAAAVAALMSREDLGLEGPVCAILSGGNIDPLLLTHVITHGLRAAGRYLAVRVTISDRPGGLVGLLGVVKASGASVVDVVHSRTGGQLGLEEVEVMLTVETRGPTHRTEVLDALGSSGYVVTVES
- a CDS encoding NAD(P)/FAD-dependent oxidoreductase, with protein sequence MTIVIVGAGLAGLRTAQELRKLGYDGNLVLVGDEPHLPYDRPPLSKEVIRGEREDTTLEPREYFDEQRIELRLGVAATALDPAEKCVELADGSRLKYDDLVIATGLTPKRLSSLPDLGGVHVLRSRDDADAVRQDARASSHAVVIGAGFIGCELAAGFRHLGVDVTVVEPQQTPLASVLGTEVGALIGRLHVAEGVDLRTGVGVDTLRGVDRVSHVVLSDGSEIAADLVVVGIGSTPSAGWLAESGIEIGDGITADSTGRTSDPHVWAVGDVAGWSGAGKRVEHWSNVGDQVRVMAPALLGVEPGASRPVVPYFWSDQYDVKIQALGSPSPGDSVEIIEDDGRKFLAYYVGDGILTAVVGAGKAGGVMKMRAKIGQPR